One Eremothecium cymbalariae DBVPG#7215 chromosome 2, complete sequence DNA window includes the following coding sequences:
- the COX7 gene encoding cytochrome c oxidase subunit VII (similar to Ashbya gossypii AGL216W), translating to MANRIIEYQKLFQNSSKPLWMRHPRSAFYLYPFWGLFTVALITPLLYLPNAIMGIKAKKN from the coding sequence ATGGCCAACAGAATCATTGAATACCAGAAATTATTCCAAAACTCATCCAAACCTTTGTGGATGAGACATCCAAGATCCGCTTTCTATTTGTACCCCTTCTGGGGTCTTTTTACCGTCGCTTTGATTACACCATTGCTTTACCTCCCAAACGCTATTATGGGTATCAAAGCCAAGAAAAACTAG
- the AIM39 gene encoding Aim39p (similar to Ashbya gossypii AGL215W) → MNVVLFKPWQRAFSTTMLRTLSGNPPDPTHIFTDPKTNKAREPPNFFQEQAFGNGAIRDKTSLFKPGQNVLADALSTSIREQQRHRKKTVWSSIFVTVFGILFGYSVGYKVVYKGEEVFIPVWPAKRSRPLSTKDAAGLNIQEVKRIVEFRVLEKLSMHKMIKEQFGVPLRTNYGRKPQSDQFQVWCEDEDPCIKGIVMRPSSSRLEKTDDKWHRIPPILDWRMAYRPISIQRMVEKFLSVFGLRTSDLFQVVNPDKVLGDFKYEHPLPKRNEHDHSMHICFLGKMHLSPDSVIVYKGQYHVDARLEQIDLLRLENGELVRYVLHKTESN, encoded by the coding sequence ATGAATGTGGTTTTATTTAAACCATGGCAACGTGCGTTCTCAACCACAATGTTGCGGACTCTTTCTGGAAACCCCCCAGATCCTACCCACATCTTTACTGATCCCAAAACCAATAAGGCACGGGAACCGCCCAACTTCTTCCAGGAGCAGGCGTTTGGAAATGGTGCTATTCGTGATAAAACGTCTTTATTTAAACCAGGGCAGAACGTGTTGGCCGATGCGCTAAGCACGTCGATTAGGGAGCAGCAGAGACATCGCAAGAAAACGGTTTGGTCTTCAATTTTCGTAACGGTATTTGGAATACTCTTTGGCTACTCGGTAGGATATAAGGTGGTTTATAAAGGGGAGGAGGTTTTCATTCCCGTTTGGCCTGCGAAGAGGTCGAGACCGCTTAGTACCAAGGATGCTGCTGGTTTAAATATCCAGGAGGTGAAGCGCATTGTAGAATTTAGAGTTTTAGAGAAGTTATCAATGCATAAAATGATTAAGGAACAATTTGGCGTACCGCTACGCACGAATTATGGCAGGAAGCCGCAGTCAGATCAGTTTCAGGTCTGGTGCGAAGATGAGGATCCTTGCATCAAAGGTATAGTTATGAGACCAAGTAGCTCACGTTTAGAGAAAACTGACGACAAGTGGCATCGAATACCGCCTATTCTTGATTGGAGAATGGCGTATCGACCAATTAGCATACAGCGTATGGTGGAGAAGTTTTTGAGTGTTTTCGGCTTGCGCACATCGGATTTGTTCCAGGTCGTGAATCCCGATAAAGTTTTGGGCGATTTCAAGTATGAACATCCGTTACCTAAACGGAATGAACACGACCATTCCATGCATATCTGTTTTCTAGGTAAGATGCATTTAAGTCCAGATTCCGTGATAGTATATAAGGGACAATATCATGTTGATGCAAGGCTGGAACAGATCGATTTACTAAGGTTGGAGAATGGTGAGCTTGTACGATATGTCCTACACAAAACGGAAAgtaattaa
- the PET111 gene encoding Pet111p (similar to Ashbya gossypii AGL218W), with protein MWSRSRNLILTQTQRMWFRHNKSRIKVNLYGYIVRSYKIEKEQHSEEIRSWVKDTLQEPSTTRHVIGDAGLTSNELRRRTSNQNTISIVSDEEFESSWRQRFLYGELKAVQEVVILKKTKYTMFKPEQLIVLISALKDLERFYDIDRIYKAYHLDWSSLHTHMSAETYHTFLKLMIDTQSRVGNYPVVEVLFKQYIKYPDISPSFLAMGLKAMLENKNYITARQFFNYMTQNRDVFPINEHCLLIFLKFTIKNDDLWTLKEVFEMWLNKVDQVPSPKTISMVQLELQRGGFDKGIVYWNHLSRHPKLINGEHQKSYYCMVGQLILQLDAEKWPKEQVEKEIRKLLDLFKNNVSAKKYIYFRLMKWFASAGNFQMLKTCLALVHSDAEVQISNTHHQIVCSYFAKYGLLHDLTKYLKDVSVLPKENGLKFNRQLFSYIWMCSVQGYPMLKQEWENEFKLLYNDRWYSRTFPWLPVSVNNLLCSKNPDMTGDKTKAYRVAGNNSYKILSRVVEYLQRRKINKACSLIMGQVRLGIRPNFSFYYMLLRYCVNHGITRMIRFLCTKLRHTYKYIPIKIEILELRNDIYKSMSLKIRQNGDKAEAIKLAQQKILTFVQQRQQKLNFQNYLQLTLLCSRFSLTKLAPELLLNAKKLTNVTKKYELYLFYRTALMLYVRMREPEKFLHALKEFNENQYSTYITKYWISSTKRQIKLFETKNANKTTLIELYDQVDIMRINYAKVKIEGLEEMLKLITFMKTWLNNLVYEEQLHVYRKQKILEAAAAESASDHRHS; from the coding sequence ATGTGGTCGAGAAGTCGAAATCTTATTCTGACACAGACTCAACGAATGTGGTTCCGACACAACAAGAGTAGAATAAAGGTTAATTTATATGGTTATATTGTGCGAAGttataaaattgaaaaggaacaaCATAGTGAAGAAATACGAAGTTGGGTTAAAGATACTCTTCAGGAACCTTCAACTACACGTCATGTCATCGGTGATGCAGGATTAACCTCAAATGAATTGCGACGAAGGACGTCGAATCAAAATACCATCTCTATTGTTTCTGATGAGGAGTTTGAATCTTCATGGCGACAGCGATTTTTGTATGGAGAGTTGAAAGCCGTACAAGAAGTGGTTATACTTAAGAAGACCAAATATACAATGTTCAAACCGGAGCAGCTAATAGTTCTCATATCTGCCCTGAAAGATTTAGAAAGGTTTTATGACATTGATCGTATATACAAGGCTTATCACTTAGATTGGTCATCTTTGCATACCCATATGTCTGCAGAAACTTATCAcacatttttaaaattgatgataGACACACAATCCAGAGTTGGAAACTACCCAGTTGTGGAAGtacttttcaaacaatatatcaaatatccTGATATAAGTCCATCGTTTCTCGCTATGGGATTGAAAGCAATGTTAGAAAACAAGAATTACATTACAGCCagacaatttttcaattacATGACCCAGAATAGAGATGTTTTCCCTATCAACGAGCATTGCCTACTTATATTCCTAAAATTTACAATCAAGAATGATGATTTGTGGACATTGAAAGAGGTTTTTGAAATGTGGTTAAACAAAGTTGACCAGGTGCCATCTCCTAAAACAATTTCTATGGTCCAACTAGAATTACAACGTGGCGGGTTTGATAAAGGAATAGTATATTGGAACCACTTATCAAGACATCCAAAGTTAATCAACGGAGAACATCAAAAGAGTTATTATTGCATGGTGGGCCAATTAATCCTACAGTTGGATGCAGAAAAGTGGCCTAAAGAACAGGTAGAAAAGGAAATACGTAAgcttttggatttgttCAAAAATAATGTCAGCGCTAAGAAGTATATTTATTTTCGTTTAATGAAGTGGTTTGCAAGTGCTGGGAATTTCCAAATGCTCAAAACATGTTTGGCCTTAGTTCACAGCGATGCGGAAGTGCAAATTAGCAAcactcatcatcaaattgTATGCAGTTACTTTGCTAAGTACGGGTTACTTCATGATCTCACAAAATACCTAAAAGATGTCTCAGTCCTCCCCAAGGAAAATGGTTTGAAATTCAACAGACAGTTATTTTCTTATATATGGATGTGTTCAGTACAAGGGTACCCAATGCTGAAACAAGAATGggaaaatgaatttaaatTGCTTTACAATGATAGATGGTACAGTAGAACTTTTCCGTGGCTTCCAGTTAGCGtaaataatttattatGCTCTAAGAACCCTGACATGACTGGAGACAAAACAAAGGCATATAGAGTTGCAGGGAACAATAGTTACAAGATTTTATCAAGGGTTGTGGAATATTTGCAACGTCGTAAGATCAACAAGGCATGCTCCTTAATCATGGGTCAAGTAAGACTAGGAATCAGACCAAATTTCAGCTTTTACTATATGCTGTTAAGATACTGTGTAAACCATGGCATTACAAGGATGATAAGATTTTTATGCACCAAGTTGCGGCATACATACAAGTATATTCCAATAAAGATTGAGATATTGGAGTTAAGAAATGACATCTACAAGTCCATGTCATTAAAAATACGACAAAATGGAGACAAAGCTGAGGCTATTAAGCTTGCCCAACAGAAAATTTTGACCTTTGTTCAGCAGCGTCAGCAAAAGTTAAACTTTCAAAACTATCTTCAGCTTACCTTACTATGCTCTAGGTTCAGTCTTACAAAATTAGCTCCTGAATTACTCCTTAACGCCAAGAAACTGACTAATGTAACGAAGAAATATGAGTTGTATCTATTTTATAGAACAGCACTTATGCTATATGTCAGAATGAGAGAACCAGAAAAATTCCTGCATGCTCTCAAAGAGTTTAACGAAAACCAATATTCCACATATATTACTAAATATTGGATTTCGAGTACAAAACGTCAGATAAAGTTGTTTGAAACGAAAAATGCCAATAAAACCACGTTAATAGAATTATATGATCAAGTGGACATCATGAGAATAAACTACGCTAAAGTTAAGATAGAAGGCCTAGAAGAAATGTTAAAACTGATAACCTTCATGAAAACCTGGCTGAATAATTTGGTATACGAAGAACAATTACATGTCtatagaaaacaaaagattttggaggctgctgctgccgaGTCTGCTTCAGACCACCGGCACTCATAG
- the PSH1 gene encoding ubiquitin-protein ligase PSH1 (similar to Ashbya gossypii AGL217W), which produces MYVPVMTSCGHNYCYYCISNWLNNNNATELNCPQCRTTIGAMPALNVSLLQTLESLIDVLDKGDPEVASLLAAKEESMNEYKSDVAKNGLYRNVFDNTAVAVVDDDDGVARCSNCHWEVEGSVCPHCHARMRGGVEEHTFNSDEYSDSELEGLEQNLDEYRVRSAEIIEELDSVVGDSDESLAEALDRRFPTRQPRDFLHDEVTNLSDEYYDENKYYRHSSRITSTSEDEEFDSEMDGFIVNDEDDRCDSDEQTDEEFNDVLVRSGSIIRRHGVHKTQNTTGSSGSSDSTDSSNSEIEVIPSTHVNPLEEVSLSITDDEEELRDNRTSSDSHNSDFYEHNDGDGFVSGDSLDDSRIIEIRQHTRKARKKQHAFRKRKFMVLESDDE; this is translated from the coding sequence ATGTATGTTCCTGTAATGACTTCTTGCGGTCATAATTATTGTTACTACTGTATTTCCAACTGgttgaacaacaacaacgcCACAGAATTAAACTGTCCTCAGTGTAGAACGACTATTGGGGCGATGCCAGCACTCAATGTAAGTTTGCTGCAGACTTTAGAGTCTCTTATAGATGTGTTGGATAAGGGGGACCCTGAGGTTGCATCGTTACTAGCTGCTAAAGAAGAAAGTATGAATGAATATAAAAGCGATGTAGCAAAAAACGGACTTTATAGAAATGTGTTTGATAACACTGCTGTCGCTGTGGtagatgatgacgatggGGTTGCACGGTGCAGTAATTGTCATTGGGAAGTAGAAGGGTCTGTGTGTCCGCATTGTCACGCAAGGATGCGGGGTGGGGTGGAAGAACACACGTTTAACAGCGATGAATACTCAGATAGTGAGCTAGAAGGCTTAGAACAAAACCTTGATGAATACAGAGTTCGTTCTGCTGAAATAATTGAAGAACTAGATTCAGTTGTAGGAGATAGTGATGAAAGCCTGGCGGAGGCCCTGGATAGAAGGTTTCCAACAAGACAGCCGAGAGACTTTTTACACGATGAAGTAACTAACTTAAGTGACGAATACTATGACGAAAATAAGTACTATCGTCATTCTTCACGTATAACCAGCACATCTGAGGACGAAGAGTTTGACTCCGAAATGGATGGCTTCATTGTAAATGACGAAGACGACAGGTGTGACAGCGATGAGCAAactgatgaagaattcaatgACGTGCTGGTGCGAAGTGGTAGTATCATTAGACGGCATGGAGTACATAAAACACAAAACACTACGGGAAGCTCCGGCTCCAGCGATTCAACAGATAGCAGCAATAGCGAAATCGAGGTAATACCGTCAACACATGTAAATCCGCTCGAAGAGGTTTCGCTAAGTATAACCgacgatgaagaagaattgaGAGATAATAGAACATCAAGTGACAGCCACAACAGCGATTTTTATGAGCATAATGACGGTGACGGGTTTGTCAGTGGGGATTCTTTAGACGACAGtagaattattgaaataCGACAACATACAAGGAAAGCTCGAAAAAAGCAACATGCCTTTCGTAAGAGAAAGTTTATGGTATTAGAAAGTGATGATGAATAG
- the MLO1 gene encoding Mlo1p (similar to Ashbya gossypii AGL213W): protein MLRSSLQVSSIRRHRHVGSSFKKWHDLTVPERQQFVNDFVENYKKQYPGSKTNVSLKGLALDMKGFGDAPAVFGIFYNDIWMLRKQKYEMLYTNIDNSYLRNNIKEHGRFSHESFHDLLVEEHEKN, encoded by the coding sequence ATGCTCAGATCCAGCTTGCAGGTGTCTTCCATCAGACGGCATAGGCATGTAGGCAGCAGCTTTAAGAAATGGCATGACCTAACCGTTCCGGAGAGACAACAGTTTGTAAACGACTTTGTGGAAAATTACAAGAAACAATATCCTGGTTCGAAAACCAACGTCTCATTGAAAGGCCTTGCATTGGATATGAAAGGGTTTGGAGATGCTCCTGCCGTCTTTGGAATTTTCTACAATGACATATGGATGTTGCGAAAACAAAAGTACGAGATGTTATACACTAATATAGATAATAGTTACCTAAGAAACAACATTAAAGAACACGGCAGGTTCAGCCACGAAAGTTTTCATGATCTGCTGGTAGAGGAGCACGAAAAGAATTAG
- the ROY1 gene encoding Roy1p (similar to Ashbya gossypii AGL219W), whose product MGSRAELKIVFTEVCKFLTQNDLVNLARTSKWFCKEVALPSLYNTIVICKDPVLRDDRWALDSGRTYLSGYRAIKKTADQNDLMIYDRIERLLESSHLVEIKTLVIQKNNFADVFSGRKLLQRLIDKLLELDRVENFCICDDMLFQTNYQRLLKLSNLSSVRIVNLEDLNILTESCVKSLKSLQLVLTTSSFKADCLCDRVKTKLLPNIEELFIDDIEFSGLRLFQYLQSESISLGGLRSLKFSHVHGLHDYNKILRELTSVYLSDVVPLNKLLRLELEFSCEMSHCDCADNFVMDLAARLPSLKELGLIERTFATLGSHSTEEKWDLWACKFILHIPQVSDNLRKLSIRHNTPLNGIITDAVEGNYLRRRTLYAHTLPKLHSLTTLIAPSVLQSLSAYEILVCDLLWNGCDCIFCSNVMDVFDRYLMNHQFYCTKSGMYKDLIPTVLFAYAGDAMSQRIVSEVDWTIKLFSLAPISHTWNMHGYEQLNHFHDFECLYDESVYLHLVTVISHFLNGYMDNLVKILPSLRRCLLSGVYYLCDAKGSYNSMYD is encoded by the coding sequence ATGGGTAGCAGAGCAGAGTTGAAAATTGTATTCACTGAGGTCTGCAAGTTCCTTACGCAAAATGATTTAGTTAATCTTGCAAGAACAAGCAAGTGGTTCTGTAAAGAGGTTGCACTTCCAAGTCTTTATAATACAATTGTAATATGCAAAGATCCTGTGTTGAGGGATGATAGATGGGCATTAGATAGCGGCAGGACTTATTTGAGCGGGTACAGGGCTATCAAGAAGACTGCGGACCAAAATGATTTAATGATTTACGACAGGATCGAGCGGTTACTGGAGTCGTCCCACTTGGTAGAGATAAAGACGTTGGTAATCcagaaaaacaactttGCTGATGTTTTTTCTGGACGCAAGTTACTACAACGGCTGATTGACAAGCTACTAGAACTTGATAGAGTTGagaatttttgtatttgcGATGATATGCTTTTTCAAACGAACTATCAGAGACTTCTAAAGCTGTCGAATTTAAGCAGTGTGAGAATTGTGAATCTTGAAgatttaaatatattaacagAAAGCTGCGTCAAATCTCTCAAGTCGCTACAACTGGTACTCACTACAAGTTCATTTAAAGCAGATTGTTTATGTGATCGAGTTAAAACGAAGTTATTGCCCAATATAGAGGAGCTctttattgatgatattgagtTTTCTGGATTACGTTTGTTCCAATATTTACAATCGGAAAGCATTTCTTTGGGTGGCCTTCGGTCTTTAAAGTTCAGTCATGTACATGGCCTGCATGACTACAACAAGATACTTCGAGAGTTAACATCAGTTTACTTGAGCGATGTTGTTCCTTTGAATAAGCTTCTACGCCTGGAGTTGGAGTTTTCTTGTGAGATGTCTCACTGTGATTGCGCAGATAACTTTGTAATGGATCTAGCAGCCCGTTTGCCATCATTGAAAGAACTGGGGTTGATTGAACGAACTTTTGCAACTTTGGGCAGTCATAGTACTGAAGAAAAATGGGATCTATGGGCCTGCAAGTTTATTCTGCATATTCCTCAAGTTTCTGATAATCTACGCAAGTTGAGCATCCGCCACAATACACCGCTTAATGGTATTATCACTGATGCTGTGGAGGGGAATTATCTCAGGCGGAGAACTTTGTATGCACACACCCTGCCAAAACTTCATTCACTAACCACTCTAATTGCTCCTTCAGTGTTACAGTCTTTATCTGCATACGAAATCCTGGTGTGTGACTTACTGTGGAATGGATGCGACTGCATATTCTGTTCAAATGTCATGGATGTTTTCGATCGATATCTCATGAACCATCAATTTTATTGTACCAAATCAGGTATGTACAAAGATCTAATTCCAACTGTACTTTTTGCTTACGCTGGTGATGCCATGTCTCAAAGGATTGTCTCGGAAGTTGACTGGACTATCAaattattttctttggCTCCAATATCACATACATGGAATATGCATGGTTACGAACAACTCAACCATTTTCATGATTTCGAGTGTTTATATGATGAATCGGTATACCTTCATTTAGTGACAGTAATATCACATTTTTTAAACGGTTATATGGACAATTTGGTGAAGATTTTACCGTCGTTGAGAAGATGTCTTCTTTCTGGGGTATACTATCTCTGTGATGCCAAAGGCAGTTACAACTCAATGTACGACTAA
- the GFD1 gene encoding Gfd1p (similar to Ashbya gossypii AGL214C), producing the protein MPLDSKWATAAETSPQSETRGRKASLSNKKYGQRNGGANPMKWSSARSGQNDEPAHIRSTTGKLKSRGTEVPASSGSANSVTSDLELSESRPSTGGSDLNPRNRIFDRHVSSDTAGAGRSGTSEENDGIQEQKPNPLAVVLGLAAPSSTPKERTKRRHNHKPATRHVSRTHVSEAASTNRLHASNALAARLGFNADAKDQSDVSGHDKDERPSKGSPLRTNVLKKKIEEQKRMLEEKKHKALQKQILDEFLCDECPLEWDESELVGQLDRLQFKPGSNNIK; encoded by the coding sequence ATGCCGCTAGATTCTAAATGGGCTACAGCTGCAGAGACAAGCCCACAGTCAGAAACTAGGGGACGGAAGGCATCCTTGTCTAATAAGAAATATGGCCAAAGGAATGGTGGTGCGAACCCAATGAAGTGGTCTTCTGCTAGAAGTGGCCAGAATGATGAGCCAGCCCATATTAGAAGTACTACTGGTAAGTTAAAAAGTAGAGGCACAGAAGTCCCAGCGTCTTCCGGCTCCGCAAACTCTGTTACTAGTGATCTGGAGCTTTCAGAATCTAGGCCGTCTACTGGTGGTAGTGACCTCAATCCCAGGAACCGTATATTTGACAGGCATGTTTCTTCTGACACAGCTGGTGCTGGTAGAAGTGGTACATCGGAGGAAAATGATGGAattcaagaacaaaaacccAACCCGCTAGCGGTTGTACTAGGGCTTGCTGCGCCCAGTAGTACTCCTAAGGAGCGTACGAAAAGACGGCATAATCACAAGCCTGCGACAAGACATGTGTCGAGGACACACGTATCAGAAGCGGCCTCAACAAACAGGTTACATGCCTCAAATGCCTTAGCTGCTCGTTTAGGATTCAATGCTGACGCAAAGGATCAGAGTGATGTTTCTGGTCATGATAAAGATGAGCGTCCTTCCAAGGGTAGCCCCCTAAGAACCAATGTcctgaagaagaaaatcgAAGAACAGAAGAGAATGCTTGAAGAGAAAAAACATAAAGCTCTACAGAAGCAGATCTTGGATGAATTCCTATGCGACGAATGCCCATTGGAATGGGATGAGAGTGAATTGGTAGGACAGTTGGATAGGTTACAATTTAAACCTGGTTCAAATAACATAAAGTAG
- a CDS encoding uncharacterized protein (similar to XP_002551481 Lachancea thermotolerans) yields the protein MSMMKLDFTVVPGDSYLVQRSVEDEDKNKVVLNPTPSDDPDDPLNWEFRRKWLAVVCVLAYTLGVVVPTAAIYSVLTSIEQSTDISLEKLNHGTGYMFLFLGLGGLVFQPLALQYGKRPVYLFSMLSTAAICLWPSFIKTNDMWIVSKILQGFVGSPIESLPEITMSDLFFEHERSLGLSLYALMLLVGSYLAPAVSGFVSDSESWRWVMWGCAVLDVFCFIFLFFFMEETNYNRVLKINGKTNRLIIPAIHQNNSNVVIQLCTAGRSDGSLSSEEQKEPIAATNLEQPNGFAVFNQASDVVVVSSDYEPKYTSKSFYSKLSLISGKKPKFLLHQYFIMPFLMCRFPIVLWAGFLYGTSLISFNVMNATGALILTGVPYNFETNIFGLAYISPTIFSLILFYISGYFSDQLKIRIAVWRGGKSLAEDRLWVLIPYVLLGFFACILWGVGAEHKIHWSGLVIAMGILGGCGIFGIVTSTTYIVDCYKELATEAMVVVILIRNLMSFGISYGITSWVQNMGYKKCFIALAFISLVCNSSFILMAKVGPWCRNKQKQTYWETVQRCRNLGMH from the coding sequence ATGTCGATGATGAAGCTTGACTTCACAGTCGTTCCGGGCGATTCATACCTTGTTCAAAGATCTGTCGAAGACGAGgataaaaataaagttgTTTTGAATCCCACACCTTCTGATGATCCGGATGATCCTTTGAACTGGGAATTTAGGAGGAAGTGGCTGGCTGTGGTCTGTGTGCTTGCATATACGTTGGGGGTTGTTGTTCCCACAGCGGCAATATATTCCGTGTTGACCAGTATTGAGCAGAGCACTGATATTAGTCTTGAGAAGTTGAACCATGGAACAGGGTATATGTTCCTATTTCTTGGTCTTGGGGGTTTGGTTTTCCAACCTTTAGCGCTACAATATGGAAAGAGGCCTGTATACCTGTTTTCTATGCTTTCCACAGCTGCCATATGCCTTTGGCCGTCTTTCATAAAGACGAACGACATGTGGATTGTGTCAAAAATCTTGCAAGGCTTTGTAGGATCACCAATTGAATCACTGCCGGAAATAACTATGTCagatttattttttgaacaTGAAAGATCGCTAGGGTTATCTTTGTACGCATTGATGCTGCTTGTTGGATCTTACCTCGCGCCAGCTGTTTCGGGCTTCGTGTCAGACAGTGAGAGTTGGAGGTGGGTAATGTGGGGATGCGCTGTACTTGATGTTTTCTGTTTCATATTCCTATTCTTCTTCATGGAAGAGACGAATTACAATCGTGTATTGAAGATTAATGGCAAAACCAATAGGCTTATTATTCCAGCCATTCATCAAAACAACTCTAATGTAGTAATACAATTGTGCACTGCTGGTCGGAGCGATGGTAGTCTTTCTTCAGAGGAACAGAAAGAACCTATTGCAGCTACAAATCTGGAACAACCTAATGGTTTTGCTGTTTTCAATCAGGCGTCTGATGTTGTCGTTGTATCTTCAGATTATGAACCCAAGTATACTTCCAAATCATTTTATTCCAAGTTGTCTTTAATCAGTGGAAAGAAGCCGAAGTTTTTATTACACCAGTACTTCATAATGCCATTTTTGATGTGTAGGTTTCCTATCGTTTTGTGGGCTGGCTTTCTGTATGGGACTTCACTGATCTCTTTCAATGTGATGAATGCAACAGGAGCTTTAATATTAACCGGTGTACCttataattttgaaaccaaCATTTTTGGATTGGCATATATATCCCCCACGATATTCAGCCTCATACTATTCTACATCTCTGGTTACTTTTCAGACCAATTAAAAATACGCATAGCTGTTTGGAGGGGCGGTAAATCATTGGCGGAGGATCGTTTATGGGTCCTTATACCCTATGTTCTACTTGGGTTTTTCGCTTGTATCCTCTGGGGTGTAGGTGCGGAGCACAAAATACATTGGTCAGGATTGGTTATTGCAATGGGCATCCTTGGAGGATGCGGTATCTTTGGAATCGTAACAAGTACCACATATATTGTTGATTGTTACAAAGAACTAGCAACAGAAGCTATGGTTGTTGTAATTTTGATTCGTAACCTTATGTCTTTCGGTATTAGTTACGGGATAACTAGTTGGGTTCAGAATATGGGTTATAAGAAATGTTTCATAGCATTGGCCTTTATTTCTCTTGTGTGCAATTCTAGTTTTATTCTTATGGCGAAGGTTGGCCCTTGGTGTAGAAATAAGCAAAAGCAAACTTATTGGGAAACTGTTCAGCGTTGCCGAAATCTAGGTATGCATTGA